A window from Ardenticatena maritima encodes these proteins:
- a CDS encoding response regulator transcription factor, translated as MAASILIIEDDAKISEMLRRGLLFEGYRVETAPDGPTALEKLRQFTPDLIILDWMLPGMDGLEVLKRIRAALPDVPVLMLTAKDSVADRVLGLESGADDYLVKPFAFEELLARIHALLRRRQPTSDQGVLRFADLTLDTNMRIAKRGDRVIELTPTEYELLEFFMRNPRQVLPRDLIYERVWGYDFSGESNLLDVYVRYLRNKLEAEGEPRLIHTVRGVGYILREPDAV; from the coding sequence GAGATGTTGCGGCGCGGGCTGTTGTTTGAAGGGTATCGCGTCGAAACCGCGCCGGATGGGCCAACCGCGCTGGAAAAACTGCGCCAATTTACGCCCGACCTCATTATCCTGGACTGGATGTTGCCCGGCATGGATGGGTTGGAAGTGCTGAAACGGATTCGCGCGGCGTTGCCGGATGTGCCCGTGCTCATGTTGACGGCCAAAGATAGCGTCGCCGACCGTGTGCTGGGCTTGGAGAGCGGGGCGGATGATTATCTGGTGAAACCCTTTGCATTTGAAGAGTTGCTGGCACGCATTCACGCCTTGTTGCGCCGCCGCCAGCCGACGAGCGACCAGGGCGTTCTGCGCTTTGCCGATTTGACCCTGGACACCAACATGCGCATTGCCAAGCGGGGCGACCGCGTGATTGAGTTGACGCCGACCGAATACGAGTTGCTGGAATTTTTCATGCGCAACCCGCGCCAGGTGCTCCCGCGAGATTTGATTTACGAACGTGTCTGGGGGTACGATTTCAGCGGTGAAAGCAATTTGCTGGATGTCTATGTGCGCTACCTGCGCAACAAGTTGGAAGCCGAGGGCGAGCCGCGCCTGATTCACACTGTGCGCGGTGTGGGGTACATTTTGCGTGAACCGGATGCTGTATGA